The genomic interval TCGGTTGTAAGAGGAGAGGAAGTGGCTTCATGGTTTTCGGGTGGTTAGGGGGGCTCCTTGTGTCTCCCATATGTTGTTTGCTGATGACAACTTTCTCTATTGTAAGGCAATCAGGGAAGAGGCTCAGCATGTCCAGGAGTAGCTTAATACTTTTGAAAGGGCATCGGGCTAGAAGGTGAACCTGGGTAAGTCTTCTATTTTCTTCAGTTTTAACACCGATGCCAGGACTCGTGAATCTATTTTGTCTACTCTTCATATGAGGGCAGCGGATTACCATAGTTTTTATCTTGGGCTGCCTAGTATGGTGGGAAGAAATAAGAGTGTTACCTTCGACTTTGTAAAAGAGAAGGTGAGAAAGAGAATTCACAATTGGGATAGTAAGCTTCTGTCTAGAGTAGGTAAGGAAGTGCTTATGAAATTGGTTATCCAATCGTTACTGACATGTGCTATGAGTGTTTATTTTGATCCCGTTGGAAATTTGCGAAGATGTGGATCGACTTATGGGTAGGTTTTGGTGGCACATTAAGTCTTCACAAGGTCAAGGCATTCATTGGAAGAGTTGGGATAAGCTTTGTCTGCACAAGCATAAAGGAGGCTTGGGTTTTCGTAACCTCTGAGATTTTAACTTAGCTATGTTAGGCAAGCAAGGTTGGAGGCTTTTGACGAATACTAGTTCCTTAGTGGCTCCGGTTTTTAAACCCAGGTATCACCCCCATTCTTCGTTCCTTGATGTTGAGCTAGGTGCTAATCTAAGCTATGTTTGACGAAGTGTTCTAGAGGCAAAATTTGTGGTTAAGCTGGGTGCGAGATGGAGAGTTGGAGCTTGTTTCTCTATACATGTTCTTAATTAACCATGACTTCCGTGCAAGGAGAATCCGTATGTTATCTCTACTCATGTGGCTCTTCATGATTGTAGGgtcaataatttattaaaagttGATTCTCTTGAATGGGATGAGGAAGTTCTTCAGGATTTATTTGTTCAAAGggatgttgatttaattcatcGTATTCCTTTGTCCCCTTTTTCGGTTGAGGATACTTGGTTTTGGATGTTTAAGACTTATGGGGATTATTCTGTCAAAAGTGCTTATCGCGCCTTGTAGGTAAGCAATGGTAGGTGGAATTCTCAAGACAATTCAGGtttttagagaaaattttgGAACTTGAAATTGCCACCTAAGGTGAAGAATTTTCTTTGGCGGGGTCTCACCAATTGTCTCCCTACTCTTGTTTCTCCTTCGGTCTAAAATGGTTCATGTGAGCGGATTGTGTCCGTTGTGTAATTGGGAGGATGAGACCATTTTTCATCTAATGGTCAGCTGCTCTTTCATAAAGAGCTGCATTGACAGAGGGCTGGGAGTTTCGGTTGGAGGAGGAGAAGCTGCTGTTTTTGGCAGCTGGTTTGATAACTTCTGCAAGGTTCAGCCTGTGGATTGTATTGAGAAGCTTACTATGATTCTATGGGGTATTTGGGGTGCTCGTAATGGCTTGGTTTGGAGTAATAAGGCTTTGTCATTGGAGAGGGTGGTGAATGCTGCAATTACTTACCTTGATTCTTGGAAGAATGCTCAGCTGGAAAAGAGTGTTGTATCGCCAATTTCTAGTCTGAATACAACTGGTTGTGAGCAATGGACTAAACCTCGTTTTGGTGAGATAAAGGTTAATTGCGATGCTGTTGTTTTTGATGATGATAatagtctcggtttgggttgaATTGCTCAGGATCATGAAGGATTGTTCATAGATGCTTTGGCGGTTAGAACTTATGGTCTGTCCGTTCTGTTTATGGTTGAAGCTATGGCTTTAAAGGAGGCTTTGAGTTAGGTGAAAGGAAGGTGGGTGGAGGGCGGTGTGCCTGCTGATGTGGTTATGGAGTCGGATTCGCTACTGCTGGTGCAAGCCGTGCAACAGAAGAAGCTGATATCATCTCTGGTGGGGCTAATTATCTCGGACTGTATTGCTCTTATGCAATCCTTTTATTTGTTTcctatttcaattaattttgttaaacgttCCTAGAACCAGACGACTAATTTTTTAGCTCGTTCTTCTGGTTCTATTCTGGGTTGTATTTCCCGCGGGGGATGTCTCCCTACTGGTTTGGAAGCTACTTTGGTAACtgatttgatttaataaaagtttaattttctggtttaaaaaaatagttattcacaaatcaaaataaaatcatTTTGCTAAGTTTCTAAAACAagtagttattattattttcttcttcttctttcatttCATTATTTCCTTAAATTTAGATATTGTATATAGGAAAATTTTTAAGTGAGAGCATTACTTTTGCTCTCACATGTAAGAACATTTTTTTTTAGACTTTTCATTAGTTGAATAGGGTAGTTGTATGGTATTAACATGTGTTGTTGAGTAGGGTTTGTTtggcataaaaaaaaattatgttgattTCTTAAatcctttttattattattcttgtTTAATATTCATAAAAATGTAATATTAAGCCTAGATATTTTTAGACTTTGCTAAACAACTACATCTTCTCTTATAaatcttaaatttatttttttagttgaaTAAAGTAATGAAATTGAGGAGTTTCTTATGTTAGAAAATCTTTCTTTCATttagtgtaaaaaaaataaagaagaagaagaagtgatTAACATATAGATGAGTAGatacaataaatattaaataaatggagtatattttctaatactccatatattatttttttattaactgAATCTATATTCAAAATACtttgcataaaaaaaaatgaatagatgttataaaaaaaatacttgtaAATAAGAAATTgttataaaaatgaataaaaaattgctactcacattaaaaaaaattgttgtatcctttaaaagtaaaaataataagaataataattataaattaaattaaaattgttaTGGGCTTGTTTGGTAGGCTATATAAAAGtcatattgtattaaataataaataatactatGTTTAGATAAAACAATGTATTATATTAATTGTTAcgacaaatttttttaatacaatgtaagttgtattatttaatacataacaaatgatctgtattaacttgtattataatatttacaaaaagatctAGCGTCAACCCCAATCTTCAACCCGGATGAAAGGTtctagacctggacccagatcgGGACCCAAATCCTAGACTTGAACATGGACCCCgaactggacccagacccaaatttGGGACCCAAACCGGTCTCTGGACCCGAAcaccggacccagacccaaacctggaccaagACACGGGACCCAATACCCGAGACCCGAACCTCAACCTAGACCCAAGACCTAGGaccagacccggatcccaaacCTGGATCTGAACTCGAAtctgaacccgaacctgaacccaaacataggaccccagacccagacccagacctcaGACAGGGACCCGAACCCCAAACCCTAGACCTcaaaccaaaacccaaaccccagacccagacccgactCGAAATCGGTGTTGGgctcagtttattgaaaatatattctAACTTTACACAACCTATTAATGTTAGGATTTATAAAACActcaagaaatatatatattatcacaaatctaaacatattcctaaaagtactttaatataaaaaatcctAAATCCTAAATCTATAGaacctttgctaaattaaagaagaatatGATAAAAGATGAGTGAAAacactaacctgaagccattgttggagattgcaaaGAATGTTATGATCTttcaagaatacactatttctctaatttctctgatggggaaggagagaatataGAAAtcctagtgtttcttggggaccactacctatttatagactcatcttagaatgagttttgggtatttatgttgggttttatgccctaaataaaactcatttcaatataatcagatttacttattaatatagattagaaataacatttaatgtttcatggttcacatgatttatttcatgattatatgtacataatgtataaattcatctgaaacccttttcacatacttgatcctgtttattgtgccgtcaacacattggaaggtaaacatgactatgtgaataaagtttcctagatttatcagacatagggttttactgatatgataatctacaatagagtttacttgcatttggataagtgctatgttctttccagagcattggttaaagtaaagctcaggttggatgcatggagtatgcatcggaagggaccgatattgaactttgacttagatttattaaacttaccgtaatatctattcaagtcaatatcgcctagttgatcctagatcaaatgttcttaatcatgttacgattaggctcaatcttgaaagactattcgtgttctttgatttgttagttaagcctacttttaggtcagggtgatacgtacattttgggaacacggtagtgcaattgagtgggagcgctagcataaacatggaatctataacttctatctggcgaatagtaagcaaaggatgatctccttcgagcttgaccaaacgaacataaatggtggagtactcatttcacataagctgaaatatcatttatacggggtcaagtgttttaaggataaaatacattgtagggtgtaacggtaatctaatccctttacagtgtagaacattcatatagaggatcattgatcaaattaggattataacaatggataacgaatgatgcgtctatatgggggaacatatagagcattctatatactgagagtgcaattctaagttctatgcgtgaattcaacgaagaattaataagttagtgaattttagtaataaattcttgatctacttattggaagctcggttatatagacccatggtccccgcactagttgagataatattgcttgtaagactcatgtagttggttttgattaatcaattataattctcaaattagactatgtctatttgtgaatttttcactaagtaagggcgaaattgtaaagaaagagttttaggggcatatttgttaattatgatactttgtatggttcaattaataaatatgataaatgacaatattatttaataattatttatagttattaaattgttagaattgacctttaaatggttgaattagaaaatttgcgtttttgagaaaatcagatgcagaaaagataaaactgcaaaattgcaaaaagtgaggcccaaatccactaagcatggccgaccacttttgtaggcaatttaaactgatattttcattattttaatgccaaataattcaaacctaaccctagtggaatgctataaatagatagtgaaggcttcaggaaaattacacttttcttctgacaattctgattcagaaaaacctaagccttctctctccctatctggccgaccactccttctctctttcttccctcttaaatttcgaaattcttagtgtatgagtagtgcccacacacaacaagtgatacctcaaccatagtgaggaagatcgtgaagaaagactttcagcaagaaggagtttcagcatcaaggattcagagaaagagatccaggttcagatcttgataatactctgctatagaaaggatacaagggttagagatctgaacggaaggagtcatttaattccgctgcacccaatgtaaggtttcctaaactttatacgtgtttatttcatcgttttagaaagttcatatttagggtgttaatcaacatacttgtgagtagatctaagatcctggtaaaataatttccaacaatttatAATTTGCCCCctcaataaattataaattaactcatagtatctacacattattttcatgataatttaatacccttttgatactcataacataattggtcacttaattttgtatttcaCTTTAttatagcatatacattatacatatgtacCCACAATAGGAATTTAATCCAACAATTAATACAAATCAATACCAATtataatattgtattaaataatactagtacaatacaatacaatctattaaaatacaatacaatacaattcaATACAATAAAATACGATGTACTGAACGAACCTTATATGTATAACATTTATACATGTGGCTTTAGTATTGAAATACATAATTGAGAAAAATCTAATACAACACCCCTACgataaatgaataaattaaaaagaaaatgcaATTAAAATGTCCTCATTCATGAGAGCAAAAGTGTTTCTCTCACCAAAGGAGTgccctatttatatatataaattttatatattttctaaacaTACAGCacactagaaataaataaatatagggttagttaaattaataaacataaATTTTTGCTTGGCCAAAGAGCTACCCTCAGAGTCGTTCAGCCAATGTCAAGTGAAAATGTCGCTTAGCTACAGGGAGGCTGAAGTCACTtcctaaaaaaagaaaagaggatTAGACAAGGTGAAGAGAATCCACCACCACACCAACATATTGGCATGAAGTAAGGTTCAAGCAAGGGAAGCCTCCAATGCAAGGCAGGCACCTCCTTAAAGAAAACGAGGGCCTCACGCTTCGACAGGGCAAATTCCCCAACTCACTCAGTTGACAAGAACACTTGAAAGAATTCTTGTAGACTGAGGGATAAGTGTTAACCCCAAAAATTAGCGTTGCTAACTTTTGAGTTTAGTTAACTAATCTCAGAGCAATTAACAAAAGTGCATTCAATGAGCATGCCTACTCAAAATGTATTTTGCAACGTTGCCATCGATACTCGTAATTCTCGGGATGCACTCGTGCGATTCGATGATTGACCCAGTGGTGATCAAACGACGAGAGCACGTGCGTAAGAAGGAGAGGTTGCACATGTATGAATGAGTGTTGCATGCATGTGTGTGCGAGGGCGTGTTGGTGCAAGTAGGGGGCTCGCATGTGGGTCGTGCATGTGTGTGTGAGTATTGTGCCACGTGTGTGTGCTGGTGTGAGTAGGGGGCTTGCATGAAAGTCGTGCGTGTGTGAGGATGTTGTGTCGTGTGTGTGTATGTGTTGGTGCAAGTAGGGGGCTCGTATGCGAGCCCATGGGGGGCTCACAGCGAGCCATGTGTGCGTGTGTGTGTTGTGTCGTGTTTTGAGAGTTATAAATTATGTAAGGCAGAGGTGAACGCATATCGACGAGAATGACATTGGAGGAAGAATCAAAGGACAAGGCATGCAAAGAAAAAGCATGCAACCACGCCTTCTAAAGACTCTAAAAGCAAGGAGGTACGAGAAGCGGTGATAACAGACTTGCGAGGTATGAGGACCCCACCAAGGGTACACTGCAACCATTCTCCTGCAACATGTAGCCAAGGACCACACGCCTGCAACCTGTACCCGGGGACCACATGCCTGCAACCGGTGACCCCCTGACACCAGACAAGGGTGCTCCAGCACCTGTGACTTGCAGCACGAAAGCGACATTTTGTCCCCTTCGGACCACTTTGTACTCTAGACCATTAGAGCCTAGTAATACCCCCATCTCAGATGTGAGAGGGAGTTGGAAAATCATTTTTGTAACTCAGACCTTGAATGCAATAGAGAGAAAAACTTTCAGAAATcttttcatcttcatcttcattttAACCATCATCTTATTTTTGAGTTGCTTTACATTTTCCGGCCACTAGATTAGTTGACGAGTTTTCACCGTCAATATTATCCATTAAATACTTACTTTTAGGGTATAAATCTTAACAAATCTAACTAACTGCTCTTAAATGAACTACTTCATCAACTGCCTTTAAATACTAAATCTTCTTCATAATTCATTAACACGAAAAAAGCACAAAATGTAGTGAGAGAAAGTGCAAGAAGATTATCTTTATATATAGGGAGTACACTGTGAAAGAGTTTGTGTTCTAAAGGAGAAAGGTTTTGTAATGAGCTACATGAATGTATGAATGTGTATGCTAGGTGAGAGAGTATGAGAGT from Cannabis sativa cultivar Pink pepper isolate KNU-18-1 chromosome 4, ASM2916894v1, whole genome shotgun sequence carries:
- the LOC133036936 gene encoding uncharacterized protein LOC133036936, which encodes MPRGLNATNLVLISKKSPSVMGDLRPIALCNVSYKIISKVMANRLKNRRSSRSFRVRLFLMGFTEAWVDMIMECLRTISYNIVHGGESLGPIVPSRGNRQGDPLSTYLFIICVEGLSALIRLQSGKRLSMSRSSLILLKGHRARRTRESILSTLHMRAADYHSFYLGLPSMVGRNKSVTFDFVKEKVRKRIHNWDSKLLSRVGKEVLMKLVIQSLLTCAMSVYFDPVGNLRRCGSTYGVNNLLKVDSLEWDEEVLQDLFVQRDVDLIHRIPLSPFSVEDTWFWMFKTYGDYSVKSAYRAL